A window of Acidimicrobiia bacterium contains these coding sequences:
- the dapF gene encoding diaminopimelate epimerase, whose amino-acid sequence MEFVKMEGLGNDFVVVDGPFTPSPDQVASWCDRRRGIGADGVLVVTPMDRTAVEMGYWNADGSAAEMCGNGLRCVAKHAVDSGMVDGSEFTVHTPIGPRSVSVGEEGVRAELGPALVGEGGPTIAGYDFAVVSVGNPHAVAFVDDTYSVPIEVSGPLVETDPAFPQRTNVEFATIASAEEIHLRVWERGVGETLACGTGAAAATAAAHALGLTGSRVLIHLPGGTLGVEIIDGVAWIDGPAVAVFRGTLPA is encoded by the coding sequence ATGGAATTCGTGAAGATGGAGGGCCTCGGTAACGACTTCGTGGTGGTGGACGGCCCGTTCACGCCCTCGCCGGACCAGGTGGCCAGCTGGTGTGATCGGCGCCGCGGGATCGGCGCCGACGGAGTTCTCGTGGTGACCCCCATGGACCGGACTGCCGTGGAGATGGGCTACTGGAACGCCGATGGCTCTGCGGCCGAGATGTGCGGGAACGGCCTGCGCTGTGTGGCGAAACATGCCGTGGATTCGGGGATGGTGGATGGGTCCGAGTTCACCGTGCACACGCCGATCGGTCCCCGTTCGGTGAGTGTCGGAGAGGAAGGGGTTCGGGCCGAGTTGGGCCCGGCCTTGGTTGGTGAGGGCGGCCCGACGATCGCCGGGTACGACTTTGCGGTGGTGTCCGTGGGCAACCCCCACGCGGTGGCGTTCGTCGACGACACCTACTCGGTGCCGATCGAGGTCTCGGGTCCCCTCGTGGAAACGGATCCGGCGTTTCCTCAGCGAACCAACGTCGAGTTCGCCACGATCGCCTCGGCGGAGGAGATCCACCTGCGGGTGTGGGAGCGCGGTGTCGGCGAGACGCTCGCCTGCGGCACCGGCGCCGCGGCGGCGACGGCAGCCGCCCATGCGCTCGGGTTGACGGGGTCTCGAGTGCTCATCCACCTACCCGGTGGCACGCTCGGTGTGGAAATCATCGACGGGGTCGCCTGGATCGACGGTCCCGCCGTGGCGGTGTTCCGCGGGACCCTGCCCGCCTGA
- the miaA gene encoding tRNA (adenosine(37)-N6)-dimethylallyltransferase MiaA, with product MTLLAAIVGPTASAKSEIALDLAERTGADIISVDSMQVYRGLDIGTAKPSVAEQSRVTHHLIDLVEPEERFTVAEFQTAGVAVLDDLESRGRPAIICGGSGLHFRALVDPMTFPGHDDTVRAAVEALSAQEAQDRLLAADPRAGEVVDLDNPRRVARAVEIFEVTGETPSERASGSEAVALREYRPRVPFVAVGVDPGDALPGRVERRLGRMLTAGWFEEVVGLSDRIGPTARQAVGYRELLRVVEGEWPMDTARERILGATTSLARRQRTFLRRDPRIWWAKWDDDPRALADAAGRHLEEAGWNS from the coding sequence CTGACCCTCCTCGCGGCGATCGTCGGCCCGACTGCATCGGCGAAGTCGGAGATCGCCCTCGACCTTGCCGAGCGGACCGGTGCGGACATCATCTCGGTCGACAGCATGCAGGTCTATCGCGGCCTGGACATCGGTACCGCCAAGCCATCGGTGGCGGAGCAGAGCCGGGTCACGCATCATCTGATCGATCTGGTTGAGCCGGAGGAGCGCTTCACCGTCGCCGAGTTCCAGACGGCCGGTGTCGCCGTGCTCGACGACCTGGAATCACGAGGGCGCCCGGCGATCATCTGCGGCGGGAGTGGGCTCCACTTCCGAGCGCTGGTCGACCCGATGACGTTCCCCGGCCACGACGACACGGTTCGTGCGGCCGTCGAGGCTCTGTCGGCTCAGGAGGCACAGGATCGGCTGCTGGCGGCAGACCCCAGGGCCGGCGAGGTCGTCGACCTGGACAACCCCCGCCGCGTGGCGAGAGCCGTCGAGATCTTCGAGGTGACGGGAGAGACCCCGTCGGAGCGCGCTTCGGGCTCCGAAGCAGTCGCGCTGCGCGAGTACCGACCGAGGGTGCCTTTCGTCGCCGTGGGGGTGGATCCGGGAGATGCGCTGCCCGGAAGGGTGGAGCGGCGGCTCGGCCGGATGTTGACGGCCGGCTGGTTCGAGGAGGTGGTCGGCCTCAGCGACCGGATCGGTCCGACGGCCCGTCAGGCGGTGGGCTACCGGGAACTGCTGCGGGTGGTCGAAGGCGAGTGGCCCATGGACACCGCTCGGGAGCGGATTCTCGGCGCGACGACCTCACTCGCCCGCCGTCAGCGAACCTTCCTGCGTCGCGACCCTCGGATCTGGTGGGCCAAGTGGGATGATGATCCACGCGCTCTGGCCGATGCGGCGGGACGCCACCTCGAGGAGGCCGGATGGAATTCGTGA